From the genome of Bifidobacterium asteroides, one region includes:
- a CDS encoding carbohydrate ABC transporter permease has translation MASNAMVKPRKTKANVGNSHRAMWGWFFTAPFGVIFLLFLVIPLAYAFYVSLFTYTQVNGESFSGFANYQRVFTDSIFLVGMGRVILYTVVMVPIQLGLALIFALLLDSFKNRFASVSRLVIFLPYAIPGVIGALMWGFMYSKNMGPFTTIFGLFGMQTPGFLTANGIFGSLVNVVTWQWTGYYMVILYSALQSIPHELYESARIDGASELKIATRIKVPMVSGSLVMVTIFSLIGTLQFYTEPTILRNQAPTVIPPEYTPNMYAQALAFNYNQTNYSATVSFALGLVVVIFSVLFMRLTRHQSGLED, from the coding sequence ATGGCTTCGAACGCAATGGTCAAGCCGAGAAAGACGAAAGCCAATGTCGGCAACAGTCATAGGGCAATGTGGGGATGGTTCTTCACGGCTCCCTTTGGGGTCATCTTTCTGCTGTTTCTTGTGATACCGCTTGCTTACGCATTCTATGTATCATTGTTTACTTATACACAGGTCAACGGGGAGTCCTTCTCGGGGTTCGCCAATTATCAGCGCGTTTTTACTGACTCGATATTCCTGGTCGGTATGGGGCGCGTCATTCTCTACACCGTTGTCATGGTTCCGATCCAATTGGGTCTGGCGCTGATATTCGCGCTGCTCCTGGACTCTTTTAAAAACAGGTTTGCTTCGGTCTCTCGCCTGGTTATCTTCCTGCCCTATGCGATTCCTGGTGTTATTGGTGCCTTGATGTGGGGATTTATGTACTCCAAGAATATGGGTCCGTTTACTACCATATTTGGGCTGTTCGGAATGCAGACTCCTGGATTCCTCACCGCCAATGGCATCTTCGGTTCATTGGTCAATGTCGTGACTTGGCAATGGACGGGGTACTACATGGTAATTCTGTACTCGGCCTTGCAGTCCATTCCGCATGAGCTTTATGAGTCGGCCAGAATAGATGGGGCTTCTGAACTGAAGATCGCTACAAGAATCAAGGTTCCGATGGTGTCAGGATCGTTGGTCATGGTGACCATCTTTTCCCTTATCGGCACCTTGCAGTTCTATACCGAACCCACCATTCTGCGCAATCAGGCGCCAACGGTAATACCGCCGGAGTATACGCCCAATATGTATGCGCAAGCTCTTGCTTTCAATTACAACCAGACTAATTACTCTGCCACGGTTTCGTTTGCTCTGGGATTGGTCGTAGTGATATTCAGCGTTTTGTTCATGAGACTGACTCGTCATCAGTCTGGATTGGAGGACTGA
- a CDS encoding carbohydrate ABC transporter permease, whose product MSATRTSGVRRSAKRVQGNTSVFVYVVLILAMVYFLLPVWWLIVASTKSNSGLFFGAHGSMWFDKNFDLWKNISQLTTYQDGIYWRWIFNSFLYALVGGFGATVVAVMAGYGFSKFRFRGRNLYFNIVLGALMIPSTALVIPTFLLMSDIGMTNTIWAVLLPSLLNPMGVYLMRIYCMQSLPDEMIEAARVDGAGELRTFTQVSLPIMIPAITTVFLLSVVGAWNNFFLPQVVLTNPKLFPITVGLTQWQTKSQAGAASEQVWNLVTSGAFISIIPMVLAFLFLQRYWVGGLTAGSVKS is encoded by the coding sequence ATGTCAGCCACAAGAACAAGTGGCGTTCGCAGAAGTGCCAAGCGCGTCCAGGGGAATACCAGCGTTTTTGTGTATGTAGTACTGATATTGGCCATGGTCTATTTCCTCCTGCCTGTATGGTGGCTGATCGTTGCCTCCACAAAGTCGAACTCTGGATTGTTCTTCGGCGCCCATGGCTCTATGTGGTTCGACAAGAATTTTGACCTGTGGAAGAACATCAGCCAGCTTACGACCTATCAGGATGGCATTTACTGGCGCTGGATTTTCAACTCCTTCCTTTATGCTCTTGTAGGAGGATTCGGCGCCACGGTAGTGGCGGTTATGGCCGGGTATGGTTTTTCCAAGTTCAGATTCCGTGGACGAAATCTATACTTCAACATCGTTCTCGGCGCTTTGATGATTCCTTCGACAGCCTTGGTGATACCCACGTTCCTGCTGATGTCTGACATTGGTATGACCAACACCATTTGGGCTGTGCTTTTGCCGTCCCTGCTTAATCCGATGGGTGTTTACCTGATGAGGATCTACTGCATGCAATCCCTACCCGATGAAATGATCGAGGCGGCTCGAGTTGATGGGGCAGGCGAGTTGAGAACTTTCACACAAGTTTCTCTGCCCATTATGATCCCAGCAATTACTACAGTCTTTCTGCTGTCCGTCGTGGGTGCCTGGAACAACTTCTTCCTACCCCAAGTTGTTCTCACTAATCCAAAGTTGTTCCCGATCACGGTAGGACTGACCCAATGGCAGACAAAATCCCAGGCCGGAGCAGCATCAGAACAGGTCTGGAATCTGGTGACTTCAGGAGCCTTCATCTCGATTATTCCCATGGTCTTGGCTTTCCTCTTCCTGCAAAGGTACTGGGTAGGAGGATTGACGGCCGGATCGGTCAAATCATGA